A single Acidobacteriota bacterium DNA region contains:
- the lspA gene encoding signal peptidase II, producing MLSEPVGSDAHAPVARPDPPFPSPVPSRRLLFLLAATIVVADQVSKGMVRAWLPLYSSVTVIPDLLDFRYVRNTGAAFGLLNNVDIPFKPALMTAIALFAMIAIGFYASRTAADERLSRIGLALVLGGALGNLIDRIATGYVVDFIDFYWRGWHFWAFNVADAAITVGAGCVILDMFTNPQPQRE from the coding sequence GTGTTGTCTGAACCGGTCGGATCGGATGCCCACGCGCCGGTAGCCCGGCCGGATCCACCTTTTCCGTCCCCCGTCCCGTCGCGGCGCCTTCTGTTCTTGCTGGCAGCGACGATAGTCGTCGCCGATCAGGTCTCCAAGGGAATGGTGCGAGCCTGGCTGCCGCTTTATTCGTCGGTCACGGTCATTCCCGATCTGCTCGACTTCCGGTACGTCCGCAATACCGGCGCCGCGTTCGGTCTGCTGAACAACGTCGACATCCCGTTCAAACCGGCGTTGATGACGGCGATCGCGCTCTTCGCCATGATCGCCATCGGGTTCTACGCCAGTCGAACCGCGGCGGACGAGCGGCTGTCGAGAATCGGCCTTGCCCTTGTCCTGGGAGGCGCCCTCGGCAACCTCATCGACCGGATAGCCACCGGCTACGTCGTCGACTTCATCGATTTCTACTGGCGTGGCTGGCACTTCTGGGCGTTCAACGTCGCCGACGCGGCGATAACAGTCGGCGCCGGCTGTGTCATTCTTGACATGTTCACGAATCCTCAACCGCAGCGGGAGTAG